A part of Pararoseomonas sp. SCSIO 73927 genomic DNA contains:
- the gshB gene encoding glutathione synthase, translating into MAKTLRVAVQMDPMEGIGIEGDSTFALMLEAQARGHALWHYHVRDLALHGGRVTAWAHPVEVRRVKGNHYTFGERVELDLGRDADVVLMRQDPPFDMAYITATHILEHIHPKTLVVNDPASVRNAPEKLFVTHFPDLMPETLVTADRTRIMRFRERHGDIIVKPLFGNGGAGVFHLRPDDSNLNSLIEMFTERSREPLVIQKYVPAVRQGDKRIILVDGEPMGAINRVPAEGEARSNMHVGGVAVQTTLTDREREICAAIGPELKARGMIFVGIDVIGGYLTEINVTSPTGLQEVARFDGVHLEKAIWDAIEAKR; encoded by the coding sequence ATGGCGAAGACCCTGCGGGTAGCGGTGCAGATGGACCCGATGGAAGGCATCGGGATCGAGGGCGACAGCACCTTCGCCCTGATGCTGGAGGCCCAGGCCCGCGGCCACGCCCTCTGGCACTACCACGTGCGCGACCTGGCCCTGCATGGCGGCCGCGTCACCGCCTGGGCCCACCCCGTCGAGGTCCGGCGCGTGAAGGGGAACCACTACACCTTCGGCGAGCGCGTGGAGCTGGACCTCGGCCGCGACGCGGACGTGGTCCTCATGCGTCAGGACCCGCCCTTCGACATGGCCTACATCACCGCCACCCACATCCTGGAGCACATCCACCCGAAGACGCTCGTGGTGAACGACCCGGCCAGCGTCCGCAACGCCCCGGAGAAGCTCTTCGTCACCCACTTCCCGGACCTCATGCCGGAAACCCTCGTCACCGCGGACCGCACGAGGATCATGCGCTTCCGCGAGAGGCACGGGGACATCATCGTGAAACCGCTCTTCGGCAATGGCGGCGCGGGCGTCTTCCACCTCCGGCCCGACGATTCCAACCTGAACTCCCTCATCGAGATGTTCACGGAGCGCTCCCGCGAGCCCCTGGTGATCCAGAAATACGTCCCCGCCGTGCGCCAGGGCGACAAGCGCATCATCCTCGTGGACGGCGAGCCCATGGGCGCCATCAACCGCGTCCCCGCGGAGGGCGAGGCCCGCTCCAACATGCATGTCGGCGGGGTGGCCGTGCAGACGACACTGACGGACCGCGAGCGCGAGATCTGCGCCGCCATCGGGCCGGAGCTGAAGGCCCGCGGCATGATCTTCGTCGGCATCGACGTGATCGGCGGCTACCTGACGGAGATCAACGTCACCTCCCCCACCGGCCTGCAGGAGGTTGCCCGCTTCGACGGCGTCCACCTGGAGAAGGCCATCTGGGACGCCATCGAGGCGAAGCGCTGA
- a CDS encoding SRPBCC family protein: MIYSTATVPVNPEGETPLTRAQAWAGLVLKARDARLFLPPGLCTRCDVVEESATHIVREATIAGAGLREIIAFEPESKVTFFQATGPREGAIVNELYEDDSGALQLRFYCLLGLRGREPDGPEERAEQAQFDSDKGYRAALLSTLKRTRELLAEGRL; encoded by the coding sequence ATGATCTACTCGACCGCGACCGTCCCGGTGAACCCGGAAGGCGAGACCCCGCTGACCCGCGCCCAGGCCTGGGCCGGCCTCGTCCTCAAGGCCCGCGACGCCCGCCTCTTCCTGCCCCCCGGCCTCTGCACCCGCTGCGACGTGGTGGAGGAGAGCGCGACCCACATCGTCCGCGAGGCCACGATCGCCGGCGCCGGGCTGCGCGAGATCATCGCCTTCGAGCCGGAGAGCAAGGTCACCTTCTTCCAGGCCACCGGCCCGCGTGAGGGCGCCATCGTCAACGAGCTCTACGAGGACGACTCCGGCGCTCTCCAGCTCCGCTTCTACTGCCTCCTCGGCCTGCGCGGCCGCGAGCCGGACGGCCCCGAGGAACGGGCGGAGCAGGCGCAGTTCGACAGCGACAAGGGCTACCGGGCCGCCCTGCTCTCCACCCTGAAGCGCACCCGCGAGCTGCTGGCCGAGGGCCGCCTCTGA
- a CDS encoding NmrA/HSCARG family protein, whose protein sequence is MTILVTGATGSIGRHVVTQLAARGADIRALVRDPAKANLPAGVEVAKGDLLDIGSLRRALEDASTLFLLNAVVPDEFTQALVALNLAREAGVERIVYLSVIHSDVYVNVPHFAGKFGVERMIGRMGFSATILRPAYFMHNDLMVRDVVLNHGVYPMPLGDKGLTMADARDIAEIAAIELLRRDRAAAPLPSSTINVVGPQTLTGADVAAIWSGVLQRPVAYGGDDTAGLERNLQAFMPPWMAYDMRLMSERFLTDGMIPEPGDVERLTALLGRPLRSYRDFAAEAAA, encoded by the coding sequence ATGACCATCCTCGTCACCGGCGCCACCGGCAGCATCGGCCGCCATGTCGTCACCCAACTCGCCGCCCGCGGCGCCGACATCCGCGCCCTCGTCCGCGATCCCGCGAAGGCGAACCTCCCCGCGGGCGTCGAGGTCGCGAAGGGCGACCTGCTCGACATCGGCTCCCTCCGCCGCGCTCTCGAGGATGCCTCCACCCTCTTCCTGCTGAACGCGGTGGTGCCCGACGAATTCACCCAGGCCCTCGTCGCCCTCAACCTCGCCCGCGAGGCCGGGGTGGAGCGGATCGTCTACCTCTCCGTCATCCACAGCGATGTCTACGTGAACGTGCCCCACTTCGCCGGCAAGTTCGGCGTGGAGCGGATGATCGGGCGGATGGGCTTCTCCGCCACGATCCTCCGCCCCGCCTACTTCATGCACAACGACCTCATGGTGCGCGACGTCGTGCTGAACCACGGCGTCTACCCCATGCCTCTCGGCGACAAGGGCCTTACCATGGCCGATGCGCGCGACATCGCCGAGATCGCCGCGATCGAGCTGCTGCGCCGCGACCGCGCCGCCGCGCCCCTGCCTTCCAGCACGATCAACGTCGTCGGCCCGCAGACCCTGACCGGCGCGGACGTCGCCGCCATCTGGTCGGGGGTGCTGCAACGCCCCGTCGCCTATGGCGGCGACGACACCGCCGGCCTCGAGCGGAACCTCCAGGCCTTCATGCCGCCCTGGATGGCCTACGACATGCGCCTGATGAGCGAGCGCTTCCTCACGGACGGGATGATCCCCGAGCCCGGCGACGTCGAGCGCCTGACCGCGCTGCTCGGCCGCCCCCTCCGCTCCTACCGCGACTTTGCCGCCGAAGCTGCGGCCTGA
- a CDS encoding LysR family transcriptional regulator produces the protein MGQTVPLVEHMDLLALADFNLVAGHGGFGRAARASGRPKATLSRRVGELEAALGLRLFERGARALRLTQEGRALHERAGALLTELEETAAAIASGGDRPRGRLRISAPLLFSQTAMGGLAAGFALRFPEVRLEVTTEDRAVDMVEEGFDLVIRVNPDRDESLVGRAFLRDRLVVVATPGLARPAGEAAVPAVVRGAGEGAGVWEVVGAKGRSGIAVDPVLRLSSLVMVRDAVRAGVGAARLPVSLVGRDLAAGRLVHWGDVDGPEIALWALYPSRRLLSARVSAFLDFLKEAFPTGAPEELAAYVGG, from the coding sequence TTGGGACAGACCGTCCCGCTGGTGGAACACATGGACCTTCTCGCCCTCGCTGACTTCAACCTGGTGGCCGGGCACGGCGGGTTCGGGCGGGCGGCGCGCGCCAGCGGGCGGCCGAAAGCGACGCTGTCCCGGCGGGTGGGGGAGCTGGAGGCGGCGCTCGGGCTGCGGCTGTTCGAGCGCGGGGCACGGGCGCTGCGGCTGACGCAGGAGGGGCGGGCGCTGCACGAGCGGGCGGGGGCGCTGCTGACGGAGCTGGAGGAGACGGCGGCGGCGATCGCCTCGGGCGGGGACCGGCCGCGGGGGAGGCTGCGGATCAGCGCGCCGCTGCTCTTCTCCCAGACGGCGATGGGAGGTCTGGCGGCGGGGTTCGCGCTGCGGTTCCCGGAGGTGCGGCTGGAGGTCACGACGGAGGACCGGGCCGTGGACATGGTGGAGGAGGGGTTCGACCTGGTGATCCGGGTGAACCCGGATCGGGATGAGAGCCTGGTCGGGCGGGCCTTCCTGCGGGATCGGCTGGTGGTGGTGGCGACCCCCGGGCTGGCGAGGCCTGCGGGGGAGGCGGCGGTTCCGGCGGTGGTGCGCGGGGCGGGGGAGGGGGCCGGGGTCTGGGAGGTGGTAGGGGCGAAGGGACGGTCGGGGATCGCGGTGGATCCGGTGCTGCGGCTGTCCTCGCTCGTCATGGTGCGGGACGCGGTGCGGGCGGGGGTGGGGGCCGCGCGGCTGCCGGTCTCGCTCGTCGGCCGCGACCTGGCCGCGGGAAGGCTGGTGCACTGGGGCGACGTAGACGGGCCGGAGATTGCGCTCTGGGCGCTGTACCCCTCGCGGCGGCTGCTGAGCGCGCGCGTCTCCGCCTTTCTGGATTTCCTGAAGGAGGCTTTCCCCACGGGGGCGCCGGAGGAGCTGGCGGCCTATGTCGGGGGGTAG
- a CDS encoding shikimate dehydrogenase, with protein sequence MQALRTLTGHSRLAGLLGHPVSHSRSPRLHGFWLERHGIDGAYVPLPVEPDRFGAAVRALASLGFRGANVTIPHKEAALAACDVVEEEARRIGAVNTLVFRDDGRVEGWNTDGWGFLQSLWEGAPGFTLGSGPAVVLGAGGGARAVAHALLGAGCPRLTLVNRGTARAEALAAELAGHGARVAVAAAPPLKGAALLVNTTSLGMQGQPALEIDLSPLPAGAVVADIVYVPLETPLLAAARARGLAAVDGLGMLLHQGRRGFEAWFGVMPEVTQELRDFVAADIPRRPA encoded by the coding sequence ATGCAGGCGCTTCGCACCCTGACCGGACACAGCCGTCTGGCCGGTCTTCTCGGCCATCCAGTGTCCCATTCCCGCTCCCCGCGTCTGCACGGCTTCTGGCTGGAGCGGCACGGGATCGACGGGGCCTACGTGCCCTTGCCCGTGGAACCCGACCGGTTCGGCGCCGCTGTCCGAGCCCTGGCCTCGCTGGGGTTCCGGGGCGCCAACGTGACCATCCCCCACAAGGAAGCGGCCCTGGCGGCCTGCGACGTGGTGGAGGAGGAGGCGCGGCGGATCGGGGCGGTGAACACGCTGGTGTTCCGCGACGACGGCCGGGTCGAGGGCTGGAACACGGACGGTTGGGGGTTCCTGCAGAGCCTTTGGGAGGGGGCGCCGGGCTTCACCCTGGGTTCGGGGCCGGCGGTGGTGCTGGGGGCCGGGGGCGGGGCGCGGGCGGTGGCGCACGCGCTGCTGGGGGCGGGGTGTCCGCGGCTGACCCTGGTGAACCGCGGCACGGCGCGGGCGGAGGCGCTGGCGGCGGAGCTGGCGGGGCACGGGGCGCGGGTCGCGGTGGCGGCGGCGCCGCCCCTGAAGGGTGCGGCGCTGCTGGTGAACACGACGAGCCTGGGAATGCAGGGGCAGCCGGCGCTGGAGATCGACCTCTCGCCGCTGCCGGCGGGGGCGGTGGTGGCGGACATCGTCTACGTGCCGCTGGAGACACCCCTTCTGGCGGCGGCGCGGGCGCGGGGCCTGGCGGCGGTGGACGGGCTGGGGATGCTGCTGCACCAGGGGCGGCGGGGATTCGAGGCCTGGTTTGGGGTGATGCCGGAGGTGACGCAGGAGCTGCGGGACTTCGTGGCGGCGGACATCCCGAGGAGGCCGGCATGA